ATTTCCGTTCAGCCTCCTTCTCTTTGACCAGGATCTCAGAGCTCGGTTCGATTTCCGATTGGATTGCAGAATACAGATAAACCAATTATTTGAGTCGTATTATATCTAGAACTAGCCAATTTACACCTGTTGCTTTTGAGCCATGGACTTGGATTGATTATATTCGTCGTAAATAATGGGGCAATTGAATTTGGATGCCATTAATCTTTTCTTGAgcagaaaaatggaaaaattgtTGCGCTAAAATTGCACCGGCATAAAGATGTTTGGTCCTAGAAAAGCTTCAGAAATTGTTGGCTTTATTGGATCGTTAAAACATTTAACCGAATCGGTAAAACATACAGGTCCTAACGAATGGCATAGAAGTCAAGCTACAGAGAAATGCTCTCAGCGTGATTGAAGCTCCAACAGGCAATGAGGAGGATGATGAACTCGATTATGAAAATGGGCAGTGGCATGGATCTGATATGGGTGAGTTCGAAAGATACTCCATTTATTCATAAGACTTGGTCAAGCAAAATCCCTCTCAAGTGCTGCTCAAAGCTGGAGCagtttttctcttctttttttttttgtttgcagAATTAAACAGGGTTTTGCCTTACTGTTTGCTTCTTTTTCTCGACCCAAATAATGCAGTGACTATTGTTCGCGTGAAAGTTGTTGTTCACTGAAGTGATTAGCCTTCATAGGCATGCCTATTTCTCCCAATTATGGTGAAACAGCGGTTCGCTTATCCTGGATGCATAATGTATTAATCAATGCTGTTATAACATGCTTTTCTCCTAATTCATGATTACCCACAGTGTCTTGTCAATAGAAAAGTGGTTGAGGTTGTTACATAGGATCCATTTTGCCTTTCGACTTTTCCTTTTACTATGAATAAAGGCTCCCCCTGTCTATCTTTATCTTTTAATCGGCCCCACCACCCATTGTGATTTTGATCATGCTGGCGCTATTTCTTATTTTCCAGCATCCGATGACACTCAAAAGTCCCACAGATCGAGGCATCGAGTGCATAAGTCATCGCACAAGACCATGAGCAGGACTCCTTCATGTGATTCGCAATCCAAGGGCTCGATTTCTACACTTCGTGGGTCCATGGTATATTTGTCGATACtcccctttatttattttctttcttttgtataTATTTCGCATGTTTTTTCTGGCTTTAGATAAGACatacttaaaattaatttaacaaAATTTCATAATCTCTTTTCGTTTTTCCATTATTCTGCTGTACAGAAAGTCGACCTCAGCAAATTGGAGGTGTCTGCTTTGTGGAGATACTGGCGCCATTTCAATCTTGTGAGTCTTTTCTTAGGGCCTGAACATTCGTGATGGCGCCTTTTATTGATCACGCTCTTACATTACGTGCTGCCTGAGCTATAAATATTCAATGCCATGTTTTCTTCTCTAGGTTGATGTGATCCCCAACCCATCGAAAGAGCAACTGGTTGAAGCCGTGCAGAGACACTTCATGACCGAGGTACCCTTGCTTCCACTTTTACTTCCAATATGTTAAGAATTACCACTTCGTACAGACTTGAGCACCCCGCTGATTGATCGATTATCAGAtgctatataatatattcaaattGATCAGTTATATATTCTGATTCTTTGAATCACCAATGGCTGTGTCTTCTCTTTTGGTGAAGCAAATGGACGAGTTGCAAGTTATCACGGGCTTTGTCCAGGCAGCCAAGAAAATGAAGACCGTTTGCAAATGACCCGAGCCAAACTGTTCCCTCATCCTTTTGTGAATGCTAACTCGATAAATCTAAGTTCCCCCCTTCCCTTCACCCTTTGCAGCGAGATATCTGTATGTACTGGTCGGTGGCTCCTACCATCTCTGGTTAGTGGCTAGTATCCTCTCTTTTTCTCCCGAGTTATAGAGGTACTTTTTGGGGTAGCGTGATATCGTCAATGTAGATATAATGTGAATGATTAGCGGATATCAGAGGAGTCCTCTCCTCTCGAGGACGTCTTTCGTAAACTCTTTCCTGTACTTCTGACTGAAGGGATGTGGGTGTTTCTGAAATGTATATAAACTATGAGCTTACTTTATTCTTCCTTGATCTCTATTGTTTCTCGCGCTGCTCCTTGGATGTCGTCGTTTAATTTTAGTCGAGAACATGAAAGGAATTCGGAAAGTACTGTGAGAATGAGAAGAGAGGTCGATATATGTCTGCTATACATGTAGGTGAGAAGTCATTTTCCTTTCAGAGAGGAATGGACGTTCACAGATATTAGCATATGGTCTCATACAATTCTATGGAGCTCCAtttagaaagaagaaaaaaaagcaagATGAATCGCTATTATAAAATTGTATTCAACGATCTACACAAATGTACAATGTTAAAGAGTAaaagaaattgattttttaattatacaaAACTAATTTGGTCAAATTCTGCCTACCGATCAACCTtcagtttttaattttttaaatgtacCGTTAGGATTTTTCTGagaaaatttgagttttttatcGTATAGTATGAGATGCGTGTAAAGTGAATTTTTGTAAATGGTTATTTTGGATTAAAATTTTAGGACCGTGattcagaaaaaaattataatataaacaCTCAATACGACTTATAATCTAGGATAAATGGTATCATGggattaaaattatttataattatgatTCGAGAAATACTTTTTTAATCTAAACACTCAATGATATCGTCGGACTAAAATTCTCTATAATTATGagtcaaaatattttttaatctaaTCACTCAGTACATATAGAATAAATGATTTCATAGataaatttgtaatatatatgtaatctAAACACGGTCGAACCACATGTCCTATAAAGAACGTGTGGGAGGAGATTTTTAAGATTCAGTTGGTCATGAAGaatcgcttttttttttttttgaataataaatacaCGTGCTAATGTTTCTACCATGAGgatacttttcttttttacatgCAATTATATGCCAGCCAGAGGACAAAGCAATTTTCTAACGGGCCTTTGAATGACACAGAAAGTACTATCGAGCCATAAGATGGATGGTTGTAGGTAGTTATTGTGGAGCCCATGCAACGATGAAGGGTGGTCGACCGGCAAGTCCGGAAAGAACGTCCGAAGAGCGTGGAAATATAGTATGGGTGACTCGGACATTGTGGATATTCGAAGTGGGAGGTAACATATATGTTTATCGATAACGTTAAGTACTTAGCGATGTCTTTCATTATGTATTCCCTCGTTTCATTTTTGGCAAAATAGACTGAATTTGAGAGAGTTCAAAAGCGCATAGTATGTATGTGAGAACTTTGAGAGAATGAACTCTCGAGGGGATTGGAAAGAAGGTTAGAGCCAGCAAGGACGAGATGGGGAGGACGACATTCGATGAATAAGTCGGACAACGTTTCGACCTATATATATCCGGTTCAGCATTTCAATCGAGAGGAAAATTGGTTGCTTTGCTATCGAGGTAGGATGCAAAGTGCTTATCGTTACTGGGAATTAAAGAACTGTCGATGACACGAATACATAAAGAGGTCCAAATACATATGTTGGGCCTCCATAGACCAATTTCCATGGACAGTTCAGCTCATTATTCATCATATCAGGTTTTGGGCCTTTTGGCACTGGCAGAGCTCAATAATGCTAACATCGTCTAGCCTCGGGGATCAGCTAACCGAGCTGCGAACCGGTCGTGTGGCAACTAATTAGCAATGAAGGAGATATGTCCACTGGTATCATTTTGATCGACTCCCATCTTCTTTTATCTCTTTTGGTTGGAGCCATCTGGATTTCGTACCCGAATGACATACTTATGAAAGTTTCAAAGTGAAAGTCCGAGTGTTATTACAACGCCGAGATATATAATCGGAAATCCTCGGGCAAGTTATTATCTCAAATTGGGACTTCGATTGAACCCTTACTATCTATATGGGTGAGTTATGGATCGAATAATTAGACTGCTTAAACCAAGATATGATTGGAAATCCTCGGTCAACTAATTAGCTATTGGATCTTTCATGGATGATTGGAGCTTTCCAATCAAATTGGATCtaatggccaaaaaaaaacaaaaaaatcgaATTGGATCTGCAAAGATTCAACCTCGTTTGGTCAAAGATTCAACTCTTTTTGGTCAAAGATTCTTACTggcaaaattcattttattcaATCTGGTTCTTCTTTTAGATTTTGGACATTTCCTCATACAAATCAATTTTGGATCGCTTTCGTCTCCTTAGCCCACAATCAGCACACATTTCCACAAATGATGaagtgagtgttgattgatctAACCGCCAAAAAAGACCAACGGATCATCTGAAGAAGGAACGATGAAATTCTCTTTGAAAAGAAGGGTGCCGTGTAGATATATGATCCATGGCAATGAGAAAAAATCGATCGATTGGGTTTCTACACAAATTCATACATGCAACATTGCGTTGAATGTTGAGgttgtttaatttttcattaacggttttacattttttaagaTTTCTGGGAAATTTATAACTTTATGCTCCActgaaatgaaaaaatttatttgccACCGAAAAGGGAAAAGCTTGCTATATCGACCGATTATTTTCTCACTATCTTAATTTTGACTTAGAAAATCAATACGATGCAAAATAAGGGTCAAAGATTCTTTCATTTgtcatattaatttataattggGGCATAGtccaaaatgaaattattgatgAGCCCTTTTGGTTCACTTTTGCCCTCAACCTCGGGAAAAGAGGGCCACTAGTGAACCACATATTAACtatattaatttcatatttcattCATGCAATGAAGGGTTGATTTTTAGAGACAAAAGCGGAAAAAAGGACGGTGCTAAATTAGAGATTGATGAAGATCAATTAACCAACGGGTGGATTGATatttaattaagataattaagcacaaaaaagagtaattgATCAAATGCCAGTCGACTTCAAGAATGTGTCACGCGTAAATGATGATGCAATGCGATTATGAGATACATCTGTTGATTGTTGCATCTTTTGTCGATGATACATGAAGAATGAGTACCCATTAATCTACATGTTGGTCGGTCATATATATTTGAGCAGATAATAGTCGTACTCATCATGTTGAGTAATGGTTAATTATTAGCTTTCTTATTTGACATACTAAGTAAATCGTGATGGACTGAATATCCAGATTGATCGAGAACAATCCGGAGGAGTCATATATGCAAAAACCAACGATCATCCTTCATTAAATTCCAAGCACATACATTCATGAGCTTAAATGTAGGATGGACTAAAAATTCAGGAAGAGTTTGTCCAGGAACTAGTCagataattcatatatatatatatatatatatatatattataatataagatttagagaaatttatatatcaaataCTGTACAAGAACTattgtaaaatatttcaaattggCCCCTGTAATTGTAAGTTAAATCAGCAGTTTGTTCATCAAATTCGTGTTTTTCACCCGTACTATGCTTGGCATAACACCCTATTTTAACATCTGCATAAAGTGataatagtaaaaaaattcaatatattttcatatcaTTGAATTGATATTGTgtacaaaaaattattttgcaaCAATGCATCATTTGGACCTTTTTCGAGTATTAATACCATCTTTACATTTAGATTTTCTGGGTAAATCTTGAACCTGTGAGATTTACACgccctttttttccttcagttgctaaaaattatgaaaagtttATGGGtagaaatgaagaaaattaaatcttaATGATATAAGACTCGTAATGTCTTTGAGAACCAACACTAAAAACCTAATGAcatcaaatttctttttcccatCACAAAATACGCAATCTTATTTTTAACTATTTTCTCCCCTAACATAGGGGAAAAAATGTAGGTTTagaaaggggggaaaaagaaatagaaaaggtAAAAGCTGATTTTTTTCGAAAATGGGAAAATTCATGAGACTAGtaataaagagaaaatgaaaggaaatagATAGAAGATTGCATGAAGTTTCACAAACAAAAATCGAACTCAAAACCTTTTATGTTTAGATCAAAAGTATTATCAATTACACCATATCTCCTAAGCCAAAATTAGGTAGAATTTTTTTGGGGTACAAAATTAGATATAATTTTCTCCCGGCCCTCAAAAGAATTGGATGTGGGTTATATTGGAGACCACACTGCACCTCTGATGGCTAAATAGTCCACAGCATATATGTTCAAAGCTCAGCTATATTACGTATTCCCGTTAATAGACCTGATAATTCGAAGATATTGAGACTTTGAAAACTTAGGTAGTGTTTGTTTGGACTTAATTTTAAGTGCTGAAAATTTAAGATCTAAATAGAATAAGTGCTTAAATGATTAAGTGAAAAGTGTTTGATTTGGTGAAAATTATAATgactaaaattatatttacataaaGGCCCATTACTTCAACTTCTTTCACTTTTCcccatattttatttaatattttaaaattcagaacattataaaaaaagagaaacttacaaaaaaaaaatggaggcAGTTCAATTGGAGAGGGAGGGGGCAATAGTGGCCCCCGATTCCAGCCACCACCGTTGTAATCGAGGTTGCTGGTGATCTCGGCTGGACGGTGGTGGCTGGAATCGAGGGCCACCATCGCCCCtaatctccctctctcttcgaAGAGGGAGGGAGAAAGTTCAATAGGAGCCGTGGGGGCTTAGTCGCAAGCCCCATGGGACAGAAGAGGTCGCCGACGACGTCTGAGGTTGCTGGGAATCTCTCATCTTCTCTATCCAAAATGGGTggactgatttgcaaacaTTGTGAAAGTTTTGGGGCACCACTGcaaatatgataaaatataCCCTAGTTGAGCGAATTAGctaaaaaaatgttgaatgATTAAGTAGATTTTGGATTACTTAATGATTCACTACTTTTTTTACTTAGTCACGAAACTAAgtcaattttcatattgtgTTATCAAATAAgtttaaatcaattaaatgcTGAATAATTAGATTCAACACTTAATTTGAGTTGTCCAACACAATCTTAGATAGCAACTCCCAAGTTTTGCCCAGTTGCCTTCTTGGTCGTAATTAGTCCACAAAACAAAATCAATAATGCAATGCAACTTGAATCGACTAATCTCGAATATGAGGCATGAATCGAATGTAATCTGCATTAAGGAGGCGGACCTCCGCCTGATATATACGAATCTAATAAAGGGCAAAGCTAAGTCTATTGAAAGAGAATTTTCTTACGGTAGGAAATTAGTGGATGCGGCTGCTACCACcatataagagaaaataaataaaggaggTCCATACgtgatttttttgtttgtcAGTAGAAAGATTAAGAGAGTGTAGCGCAGTAATATATTAAGTATGGTATAATGATATTCTATTTTGTCAAAGAGGGTATAACGCATTAAGTAGATTCGACGTTATGAGACTACTCATACTTCTTTAAACCCTTTTATTAGTCATTAcgatttcaatttcattatattgaattcatgaaactttttaaTAACAGTAAAATCAAGTTTATGAATAAACTATAACCAAATTTTTTCCCAAGTCGATCCAAATAGATTATTTATATTGGCTCTAACATATTCGTGAGAATTAGTTAAGTTGAAGGTTTTCGAATCCGTGTTATACATGCTCAATAGAGCATCAGAATcgattttctaaaatattctGGAATTCGTATTCACCTTTTTCATACTTCCTCCGCGAATAAATGCATGGGAATGTGAAAATCAGCTCTAGCCTATATGTCacggtatttttttttaaaataaagatACTACACAAATTACGGACACTGTACATGTCTTTCTTTTAAAAAGGTCGTTTTCTACCGACATGAGATGATTCAAGTGATTCGACACTTTATTTatcttaaataaggtctcgaTTTCGAGTattatgaatggagaaaattcactaTGGGATAACTTTATTTCTTCGTGAACTTGGTTAGAGTTGGATTGATCGGGGTCAACTGAACTTCCGACTACCATGATGCatattgaaatgaaaaaaaattcatcttttagatttttttttaataacgaGGAGTGTCAGGTttcgtttaattaaaatcctCTGATGTATTACATTCCCGTGGGACCAATCTCGCCCACAACTGTGCACGTAATTCAATAGAGAATATTACCATGCATAATATCTTGGATAACTTGAATTTGAGAATTTTCCAAATAATTCAGTCCCTTTAACCACCATATCAATTCTATTGGGTTGTTTTAGAAGCTTctccctttatatatatatatatatagataggaaattccaatccAAGCCAAGGCAATTGCCACTtgaaaaatttgagaaattccATGTCGATAAGGGATTATCCAAAGCGGAATATAGTTGAAATCCTCCAATTACCAAAGATAATCATTACTAGGTAGTGATTCCGATATTaagtttttttcaaaattaagataattataTGTTAAAGGTACCAACTGAGTGCAATTTTTTGCACCGCTCCCTATCCCTGTCCTCCACCACCCCATCCTTCCACTGTTCCTTCCACTGTCGTGTTTTGTATGGTCCGAAGGTTCCCACCTATTCGATGTTCTGTCTACCACCTCGGTGTCTATAAAAAGGTGTGCTCGGTCTGGTTAGATCATAGTTGGTTGTTATGTCTTGTATCTTGGGGTTAGATCTGGTTGAAATCTCGTGGGTgtgatttcttgattttttgttGCTGTTTATGTTGTGGGTTTACTTAATAAGGGTCTATGTGGTTGGCCCCATTGTTAGAAGTCTAGTCATTGATTTGGCCAGTGGCCACGACAATGTCTTGGTTGTATTTCAGCTAGCACCGTGTGTAAAATTTCCACTTGCACCTACACAGATTTGATcacatctgcaacccaaaagcttaaactGATAGGTCGTTGAACCAAAACCTCATAGAAGCTTGTggttttttttcaattttttcatgtgcAATAATATATCTCAACACACGCTCTCACGCGGCATCGTGTGGTCGAACACGTGctacgtgcccttaaacacccgccttTAACAACTGACTATGAGCCGAGCatcctcttccgtgctcgtGCAAGAGGGGATACATATCAAACTACTCAGAtctaactagaggtgcacctttAACTACTTCGAAATTAGACCAAGCCACTCTTGGGCCCGATTAACATGAagcgcactcttggctgccTCGAAATTGAATATGGCGTGGTGTAAGCCCACATGAGCACATGGAAGCATAACCCActttgataccatgtaaaattctcATTTGAGTCTACACAGACTTGAGCCCATCAGcaacccaaaaacttaagctgataggttgctaaacccaaatctcatataagcttATGGTTTATtgctcaatttttccatgtggaaTAACGTATCTCAACATGTTGAAACATATTATTCCACACCGAAAAACTAAAGAG
Above is a window of Punica granatum isolate Tunisia-2019 chromosome 7, ASM765513v2, whole genome shotgun sequence DNA encoding:
- the LOC116212712 gene encoding uncharacterized protein LOC116212712, which encodes MLEAVESSVNGRGFPHLPSFGVSDCSEEELSVLPRHTKVVVTGNNRTKSVLVGLQGVVKKAVGLGGWHWLVLTNGIEVKLQRNALSVIEAPTGNEEDDELDYENGQWHGSDMASDDTQKSHRSRHRVHKSSHKTMSRTPSCDSQSKGSISTLRGSMKVDLSKLEVSALWRYWRHFNLVDVIPNPSKEQLVEAVQRHFMTEQMDELQVITGFVQAAKKMKTVCK